One Acidobacteriota bacterium DNA window includes the following coding sequences:
- the atpH gene encoding ATP synthase F1 subunit delta, with product MLSPEVSRRYARALFLSLKERRLIEEAHRQLEALKEVVERDRSLLSLLSGPRISVDEKTTLVRSVFTKRLPELLVEFLVVLIRKRRINYLPGIIDELTRLVEWEKGISRAVVIAASPVAPADAEALVRKLEARTGNTILVESKVDPSILGGMIVMLDHEVIDGSVRRSLNDLKEQLTRLRVH from the coding sequence ATGCTGTCACCGGAGGTATCGCGCAGATACGCCAGGGCGCTGTTCCTCTCGCTTAAAGAGCGGCGACTGATTGAGGAGGCGCACCGGCAGCTCGAAGCGCTGAAAGAAGTGGTCGAGCGCGACCGGAGTCTGCTCAGCCTGCTGAGCGGGCCGCGGATCTCCGTTGACGAAAAGACGACGCTGGTGCGAAGCGTCTTCACGAAGCGGCTCCCGGAGCTTCTGGTGGAGTTTCTGGTCGTCCTGATACGGAAGCGGCGAATCAATTACCTGCCGGGGATTATCGATGAACTGACCCGGCTGGTCGAATGGGAGAAAGGGATTTCCCGGGCGGTTGTCATCGCCGCCTCGCCGGTTGCGCCGGCTGACGCCGAAGCGCTGGTCAGGAAACTGGAGGCCAGGACGGGTAACACGATTCTGGTGGAGAGCAAGGTGGATCCGTCCATCCTGGGCGGCATGATCGTCATGCTCGACCACGAAGTGATCGACGGCTCGGTGCGGCGCAGTCTTAATGACCTGAAGGAGCAACTGACCAGACTGAGAGTTCATTGA
- the atpA gene encoding F0F1 ATP synthase subunit alpha, producing the protein MALNPEEVSSVLKKELEKYDTKLETESVGTVLQVGDGIARVWGLDDVQMSELVDFPGDITGMVLNLEEDNVGVVILGSDTHISEGDTVRRTGRVAQVPVGEALVGRVVNPLGQPLDGKGPVVTETYRVLEGRAPGVVERQPVREPLQTGLKAIDSMIPIGRGQRELIIGDRQTGKTALAIDTIINQKNTDVFCIYVAIGQKQSTVARVVEILQQYGAMEYTTVVSATATDPAPVQYIAPYAGAAMGEEFMYTGRHVVCIYDDLSKQAQAYRQLSLLLRRPPGREAYPGDIFYCHSRLLERAAKLSDEKGGGSLTALPIIETQAGDISTYIPTNVISITDGQIFLESDLFFAGVRPAINVGISVSRVGGNAQVKAMRQVAGSLKLDLAQYRELAAFTQFGSDLDEATRNQLNRGEKMVELLKQGQYQPMPVARQVMEIWVGTKGYLDDLPTEAVGKFESAFHVFCEKHYPDIEHTLERELIISEATEEKLREAVEEFKAGFKAE; encoded by the coding sequence ATGGCACTAAACCCCGAAGAAGTATCATCGGTCCTGAAAAAAGAACTCGAGAAATACGATACCAAGCTGGAGACGGAATCGGTCGGCACGGTCCTGCAGGTGGGTGACGGCATCGCCCGCGTCTGGGGTCTTGACGACGTGCAGATGTCCGAACTGGTTGATTTCCCCGGGGACATCACCGGCATGGTGCTGAACCTCGAAGAAGACAACGTGGGAGTCGTAATTCTCGGTTCCGACACGCACATCAGCGAGGGTGACACGGTTCGCCGGACGGGCCGGGTGGCCCAGGTTCCGGTGGGCGAGGCGCTGGTCGGTCGCGTCGTCAACCCGCTGGGGCAGCCGTTGGATGGCAAGGGGCCGGTGGTGACAGAGACGTATCGGGTGCTTGAAGGCCGGGCGCCCGGCGTGGTGGAACGCCAGCCGGTCAGGGAGCCGTTGCAGACGGGGCTCAAAGCTATTGATTCGATGATTCCCATCGGCCGCGGTCAGCGCGAACTGATCATCGGCGACCGGCAGACCGGCAAGACGGCGCTGGCCATTGATACTATCATAAATCAGAAGAACACGGACGTGTTCTGTATCTACGTGGCCATCGGTCAGAAGCAGTCAACAGTGGCTCGGGTCGTTGAAATCCTTCAACAGTACGGCGCGATGGAGTATACCACGGTCGTTTCGGCAACCGCAACCGACCCGGCGCCCGTGCAGTATATCGCCCCCTACGCCGGCGCGGCCATGGGCGAAGAGTTCATGTACACCGGCCGCCACGTTGTCTGCATCTATGACGATTTGTCCAAACAGGCCCAGGCGTACCGTCAGCTCTCGCTCCTGTTGCGTCGTCCCCCGGGACGTGAAGCCTATCCGGGCGACATTTTCTACTGCCATTCGAGACTGCTGGAGCGGGCGGCCAAGCTGTCGGACGAGAAAGGCGGTGGTTCGCTCACGGCCCTGCCGATTATCGAGACGCAGGCAGGGGACATCTCCACCTACATCCCGACGAACGTCATCTCCATTACCGACGGTCAGATCTTTCTGGAATCGGATCTGTTTTTCGCCGGGGTGCGGCCGGCCATTAACGTCGGCATCTCGGTCTCGCGGGTCGGGGGCAACGCTCAGGTGAAGGCGATGAGGCAGGTGGCCGGGTCGCTCAAGCTGGACCTGGCCCAGTACCGGGAACTGGCGGCCTTTACGCAGTTCGGCTCGGACCTCGATGAGGCCACGCGAAACCAGCTCAATCGCGGCGAGAAGATGGTCGAGCTGCTCAAGCAGGGACAGTACCAGCCCATGCCGGTGGCGCGCCAGGTCATGGAAATCTGGGTCGGCACCAAGGGCTATCTCGACGATTTACCAACGGAAGCCGTGGGGAAGTTTGAGTCGGCATTCCATGTGTTTTGTGA
- a CDS encoding DUF3365 domain-containing protein encodes MLRYALLCFFAGLLAGCTAESDKQAGETEPATAGAQFSQDTILYHDAAEKLIADFSRELKGELMAALSSGDAVDAIAVCRNMAPEIASRYATGNWSIRRVSDRNRNPNNRADTMQAVILSRFADTSAAPYMESWTIADSVSIYRFYKPIRTVPLCLKCHGDVQTLAPGVFEALKRQYPLDKATGYRSDELRGMFVVQATWPDGRAFAEQILTDSLEFLLPDTQ; translated from the coding sequence ATGCTGAGATATGCGTTACTGTGCTTCTTCGCGGGGCTGCTGGCAGGATGTACGGCTGAGTCCGATAAACAGGCCGGCGAAACGGAACCGGCAACGGCCGGGGCCCAGTTCAGCCAGGATACGATCCTGTACCATGACGCCGCCGAGAAACTCATCGCCGACTTCTCGCGCGAACTCAAAGGTGAACTGATGGCAGCCCTGTCAAGCGGTGACGCGGTCGATGCCATCGCGGTCTGCCGAAACATGGCACCGGAAATCGCCTCCCGGTACGCGACCGGCAACTGGTCGATCAGACGGGTGAGCGATCGGAACCGCAACCCGAACAACCGGGCGGATACGATGCAGGCAGTCATCCTGAGCAGGTTTGCCGATACGTCGGCGGCGCCGTACATGGAATCGTGGACCATTGCGGACAGCGTCTCGATCTACCGCTTTTACAAGCCCATCCGCACCGTGCCGTTGTGCCTGAAGTGCCACGGCGACGTGCAGACTCTTGCGCCGGGCGTCTTTGAGGCGCTCAAGAGGCAGTACCCTCTGGACAAGGCAACCGGCTACAGGTCGGACGAATTGCGCGGCATGTTTGTTGTTCAAGCTACGTGGCCGGACGGCAGGGCGTTTGCCGAACAAATCCTGACCGACAGCCTGGAATTCTTGCTTCCCGACACACAGTGA
- a CDS encoding heavy-metal-associated domain-containing protein: protein MRQLLTAGLVVLAALAVAAAPVFAGNCASSDKGSAGNTCCAGQAKSASGRVCTPDEQAACAVKLGVPLEKCAELCKSGKVQKVDMLIKGMEGGTCEPVITAGLEKVDGVIRVCSISSENGCVSMCVDPSKVQTATLVEAVAKQGYQAQIVPAVATSTTVEAVKTAGAGDKAVCPMSKAACPSTCSAKAKDAKEVKKDKGDDSR, encoded by the coding sequence ATGAGACAATTACTTACCGCCGGTCTGGTCGTTTTGGCCGCCCTGGCCGTTGCCGCCGCGCCGGTTTTTGCCGGCAATTGCGCTTCTTCTGACAAGGGTTCAGCCGGAAATACCTGTTGCGCCGGCCAGGCCAAGTCGGCGTCGGGTCGCGTCTGCACGCCTGACGAGCAGGCTGCCTGCGCCGTTAAGCTGGGCGTGCCCCTTGAAAAATGTGCGGAGCTGTGCAAGTCCGGCAAGGTCCAGAAAGTTGACATGTTGATCAAGGGGATGGAGGGCGGCACGTGTGAGCCCGTCATTACGGCCGGCCTGGAGAAGGTTGATGGCGTGATCAGGGTTTGCAGCATCTCGTCCGAGAACGGCTGCGTCTCAATGTGCGTCGATCCGTCAAAGGTCCAAACCGCCACCCTGGTCGAGGCGGTAGCGAAACAGGGCTATCAAGCCCAAATCGTTCCGGCCGTGGCTACATCGACGACCGTCGAGGCCGTCAAGACGGCGGGCGCAGGCGACAAGGCCGTCTGCCCAATGAGCAAGGCGGCGTGCCCTTCCACCTGCTCGGCAAAGGCCAAGGACGCCAAAGAGGTCAAGAAGGACAAAGGCGACGACAGCCGGTAG
- a CDS encoding AtpZ/AtpI family protein produces MSPLLGPRKGKKDRSLAQASLLAAVPAILAAAPLIGFFAGRWADKHFGTEPYLTVVGIALGFSAAAREIYNLVKKAQALDNDKDND; encoded by the coding sequence GTGAGCCCTCTGCTGGGGCCGCGTAAAGGAAAGAAGGACAGGAGCTTAGCCCAGGCCAGCCTTCTTGCTGCGGTTCCCGCGATCCTGGCCGCCGCGCCGCTTATCGGCTTTTTCGCGGGACGGTGGGCGGACAAACATTTTGGAACCGAACCCTACCTGACGGTTGTTGGCATCGCGTTGGGTTTCAGCGCTGCCGCCAGAGAAATTTATAACCTGGTGAAGAAAGCTCAAGCTCTCGACAACGACAAGGACAATGACTGA
- the atpE gene encoding ATP synthase F0 subunit C: MDYQAMLGLAAPLAVGLAAIGSGLGIGRAVGSAMEAIGRQPEAAGKIQTTMIIGAAFIEALTIYVFIVYILASGKIGV, encoded by the coding sequence ATGGACTATCAAGCTATGTTGGGCCTGGCCGCTCCGCTGGCGGTGGGTCTTGCGGCCATAGGCTCCGGTCTCGGCATCGGTCGGGCCGTCGGTTCCGCGATGGAGGCGATTGGTCGCCAGCCGGAGGCGGCGGGCAAGATACAGACGACCATGATTATCGGCGCCGCCTTTATCGAGGCGCTGACCATTTATGTGTTCATCGTCTACATTCTGGCCAGCGGCAAGATCGGTGTCTGA
- the sixA gene encoding phosphohistidine phosphatase SixA, translated as MNLYVVQHAVARPEEEDPSRGLSEEGRADIEKVASFASRYAGITAGTIVHSGKPRAEQTAAVLADHLRPAGGMTAADGLAPMDNPSVWAARLADTHEDTILVGHLPHLARLAGLLLCGNESRLPVAFENAGIVCLCRDDLGVWSVGWMLTPAILP; from the coding sequence ATGAACCTGTACGTGGTGCAGCATGCCGTGGCCCGGCCGGAGGAAGAAGACCCGAGCCGAGGCCTCTCCGAGGAGGGCCGGGCCGATATCGAGAAGGTGGCATCGTTTGCGTCCCGGTACGCGGGCATCACCGCCGGCACGATCGTGCACAGCGGTAAACCTCGAGCCGAACAGACGGCGGCGGTGCTGGCCGATCACCTTCGACCGGCCGGCGGGATGACGGCGGCCGACGGTCTGGCGCCCATGGACAACCCGTCGGTCTGGGCCGCCCGGCTGGCGGATACGCACGAGGATACGATACTGGTCGGGCACCTGCCGCACCTCGCCCGCCTGGCGGGCCTGCTCCTGTGCGGGAACGAGAGCAGGCTTCCGGTGGCCTTCGAGAACGCCGGTATAGTGTGCCTGTGCAGGGATGATCTCGGAGTGTGGTCAGTCGGTTGGATGCTTACCCCCGCCATCCTGCCGTAA
- the atpB gene encoding F0F1 ATP synthase subunit A, protein MITLIVNKLALGFPVWFGQVLAVVTGDAGSAEQQADHGAAAGAPPHLPSAVWLLEEITGWDLGWAEHWINVIFAVVVALALSSVCMWVYARRRLIPGRLQNFLEILVEGMYNFVYSILGDETRKYIPFLGSLFFYILAMNWIGLVPLGHSPSTSLTITGSLAILVFLYVQYTGLRRLGVPGYLHHMAGSPRDAISWVMVPLLFPIHVIGELAKPFSLALRLFGNITGEDTLIAVFVMLGVAAMSVFSLPQSPIGIPLQVPFYFLGLLLSTIQALVFTLLSTIYILLMLPHEEPAH, encoded by the coding sequence GTGATTACGCTGATTGTCAATAAGCTTGCGCTGGGCTTTCCGGTCTGGTTCGGTCAGGTTTTGGCCGTGGTCACCGGTGATGCCGGTTCTGCGGAGCAGCAGGCGGACCATGGCGCCGCCGCCGGCGCCCCGCCGCACCTTCCGAGCGCCGTGTGGTTGCTAGAGGAGATAACCGGCTGGGATCTCGGGTGGGCTGAGCACTGGATAAACGTCATTTTTGCCGTTGTCGTAGCCCTCGCGTTATCATCCGTCTGCATGTGGGTGTACGCGAGGCGCCGGTTGATCCCGGGCCGTCTGCAGAACTTTCTCGAGATACTGGTGGAAGGCATGTACAATTTCGTCTACTCGATTCTTGGTGACGAAACGCGGAAGTACATTCCTTTCCTGGGGTCGCTCTTTTTCTACATACTGGCCATGAACTGGATCGGGCTGGTGCCGCTGGGCCACTCGCCGTCGACCAGCCTGACCATTACCGGTTCGCTGGCCATCCTGGTTTTTCTGTACGTGCAATATACGGGGCTGCGGCGTCTGGGTGTCCCGGGGTACCTGCACCACATGGCCGGCAGCCCGCGCGACGCCATAAGCTGGGTGATGGTTCCGCTGCTGTTCCCCATACACGTCATTGGCGAGTTGGCCAAACCGTTCAGCCTGGCTCTTCGTCTTTTCGGGAACATCACGGGCGAGGATACGCTTATTGCGGTCTTTGTGATGCTGGGTGTGGCAGCCATGTCGGTGTTCAGCCTTCCGCAATCGCCGATCGGGATTCCTTTGCAGGTACCGTTTTATTTCCTGGGCCTGCTGCTGTCCACCATTCAGGCGCTGGTGTTTACTCTGCTTTCCACCATATACATACTGCTGATGCTGCCGCACGAGGAGCCGGCGCATTGA
- the atpF gene encoding F0F1 ATP synthase subunit B yields MSIEWQQVLTHAVGFLITVWILKRFAWRPLMDLIEERREKIAGEFRKIEDEKAGAAKLTAEYEGKLRDIDRERRQKLVEAVTEGKKLAAEIKSAAQEEVRQINAKAKADLEREIAKARVQLRDEIVGMTITATEKMLHEELDQAKQRELVGRFIDDLEKA; encoded by the coding sequence ATGAGTATAGAATGGCAACAGGTCCTGACCCACGCCGTCGGGTTTCTAATCACCGTCTGGATCCTCAAGCGGTTCGCCTGGCGGCCCCTGATGGACCTTATCGAGGAACGTCGAGAAAAGATCGCCGGTGAGTTCCGGAAGATTGAGGATGAGAAGGCCGGAGCCGCGAAACTCACCGCCGAGTACGAAGGCAAGCTTCGCGACATCGACCGCGAACGTCGCCAGAAGCTGGTCGAAGCGGTGACTGAGGGCAAGAAGCTTGCCGCCGAGATAAAGTCCGCGGCGCAGGAGGAGGTCAGGCAGATCAACGCGAAGGCCAAGGCCGACCTCGAGCGCGAAATCGCCAAGGCCAGGGTTCAGCTTCGTGACGAAATCGTCGGCATGACCATAACGGCCACCGAGAAGATGCTTCACGAGGAACTGGACCAGGCCAAGCAGCGCGAGTTGGTCGGTCGTTTCATTGACGATCTGGAGAAGGCGTAG